In Brassica napus cultivar Da-Ae chromosome C2, Da-Ae, whole genome shotgun sequence, the sequence CTATTATAACTTCTCTTAACCTACGTCGACTACAAATCTCTCCTATTATAAATACTGACTAATTCGATATCTTTTTACCATCAACTATATTGAAACcaaaacacaagaaaaaaagCTAGCAATAAACGATTCCAAAACATGGTTAATAATATGCAAATGACCTTATTAAAAGACTTCAAACCACTTCAAACCACACAAGACTGCTTGGTACAAGTCAAAGTCCTCCACTCATGGAGGCAATGGACCAAAATTACTGGTGATTCATTGGAACACTTTTTAATAGCATAGACatctaataataattataaattcattcaaattttataaaacaatcaacaaaaaatattccTCGCGCGGATCAACATCTAGTTCACTTTTATTATAGTAAAACTAGTTTGTCAACCGAATCAACTTTCCAAATTTGAATATACTATTTTCAAATGTTGAAAAATGGGTGGATTCGTTGCCATATTCGAAAAAAAATCTGGATAACGAAAATGTATGGACAGAACAAATTTTTCATTTGATACTTATCCGGAACCAAAAACAAGAGTCTAGTAATAAGGAAATTGAACAAGGTTTGCTGACCCGGCTGAGTGCGACAATTCACTGATACTAATAaagtttgtatatttttgtCTGGGTCCACTAtgataatttttgaaataatgaatGAAGGTTTGGTTAGAAAAACGATATGTTGGCGCTCGACACACCTCTGAATGGTTCAATACAGCCGGAAGAAACGTCAAGACAGGACTTATTGCAAGCGTTATCGTATCACAGgttatataagatattaaatataacagaatatatatttttcactttaaattGGGTtacaaattattgatttatttgtgCTGGTCGACGGGTGAAAACTGAAAAGTGGACATGGGCTGCGACGATACTGCAAAGTTCAAACGTAGCATGGAAGTATGGTGTTAGTGGACCGTTCTGGTACGCTAGTGGAGCCTCCATACAGGTtaataccaaaaacaaaactatataatacatttatacaattttaacAATATGGTTTAGTTTCTATATGCATTGTGACTCTTGTGAATGATCGATTATGAGCAAAACAGGTACTCTTGTTCGGTGTGATGGCGATTGAGATAAAAAGAAAAGCTCCTAATGCTCACACGGTCTGCGAAATCGTGAAGGCTCGGTACATAACTAAAACTAAATCTGGTTTTATTTTATAGCTTGTTAATAGCCGGACAAAAGACTAGTCACGGtttatttatgatttagaaatatacttttgagggatttttatagtttatagttcttttttatatgtttttgataaGATTAGTTGGGGAACCGCAACACATATAGTGTTCTTGGTATTTTGTCTGACGACAAACGTGGTAGTGACGGCAATGCTTTTGCTCGGTGGCTCGGCCGTGGTCAATGCCCTCACTGGAGTAAATATATACGCCGCAAGCTTCCTCATTCCTGTAGGCGTCGTTGTCTATACTTTGGCAGGAGGACTAAAAGCTACTTTCCTCGCAAGCTATGTTCATTCTGTCATAGGTAtctaatttatttctaatatatatatatatatatatatatatatatatatatatatatatattgatatatgtatCTTCAAAGCTCGAAATAAAATTACTCAAAACTACCAAGCCGATTTTTTtggaaactaataaattaaaaaacgaGGTTTAATCCGACTAAtctatttcttataaaaaatcaaaataaattgaaaaaattccaattaagtgaaactaaatatatatattgtaactaattaaattatatttgtttgaCTGATTGTAGCATCCTATGATTTGAACTCATTATTTTATAGTGCACCGTATCCGTATGTTTTTGGAGTTTAGTTTTGTTAATTAtagaattataaatataaggGTATCCGGTCATATACCAGTacgtaaaatatattataagatttgttttttttttttgtttctgaagtTTACTAATGGTTTcgtttgttcatttatttgcaaGACTAGTACGCTAATGGTATTCTATCCTAAGTTCCTAACGCAAAATCAGAGAGACCCTTACATTACCATCTTTGCTTGGTTCGTTTGATTTCAGTTCACGTGGTTTTAGTCATCTTTGTATATCTGGTCTACACTTTGAGTAGTGAGCTTGGGAGTCCATCTGTGGTCTATGACCGGTTAATAGACATGGCCGCTAAGTCAAGGACATGCGCGGAGCCACACTCACACATCGGCCAATCTTGCGGTCCTGTCGACGGCAACTACAGAGGCTCCTATGTCACCATGTTGAGCTCTGGTGGTGCTGTCTTCGGTCTGATCAACATTGTCGGAAACTTCGGCACTGTCTTCGTAGACAATGTGAGATTATTTTCAATGAAGTTTTTCCTTGTTTTTAATTCCAACAATATTTCCGAGTTTGGATATGAGTTATGAGATCATATCAGCACTATTACAAACCAGTAGGTTACAACTTACAAGAACTAGTTTATTTTACTAAAACCTTTGAACaaattatatgaatatatcTGTCAAATGACgaattcttaaaaattaaaaaatcgaGATTTAATCATCTATCTACTAaatgataaaaacaataaaaatacatttgatagataataaatttctaaaactagaaacaaaagaaataactaATTATATGGGTAACTGGAAAATGTAACtttgaataaatataaattggTAAACACATGCGGAATCGCATTATCATATCATCATtatgttatttgtttttgtagGGTTATTGGGTGAGTGCAATAGCTGCTAGACCTTCAGCAACTCACAAGGGGTATTTGCTTGGTGGACTCGTGTGGTTCGCTGTGCCATTCTCTTTAGCAACCTCGTTAGGCCTCGGCGCACTTGCCCTCGACTTGCCTATAACCAAAGATGAGGCTGATCGAGGTCTAGTACCGCTTGCTACTGCCATTGCTCTCATGGGTAAAACAGGATCCATGCTTCTTCTCACTATGCTTTTCATGTAAGTACAATAGTCCTTCcagattatataaatttatattagagCAAAAATTATTTGGCTCACTTTAATGAATCTTCTGCATGATTTACTTCCATCTGTTTATTGTTCTcttattttggttaaatcaAACCTAACAATTTCTCCTGTTTACTTTATTGTCCACATAACCGATCAATTTGATCCGCTTTTGTTCAATTAATACAATAATAGTGTTGATTCACCCTGTTCCAATAAGCACCACTATATTGTTTACGATGAGTTCCGATCTCGGTTTCTTCTTAGGCAAGAAACCAACctcacatacaaaaaaaattgctcATCAGAATCATGATCGTTACGCTCTTTGTTTATATACAGGGCCGTAACATCTGCTGGTTCTTCTGAGCTAATCGCGGTCTCATCCCTTTTCACTTACGACATCTACCGAACATacataaaccctaaagcaaCCGGTAAACAGATATTGAGAGTCTCAagatccggggttctcggattCGGATGTCTCATGGGGATCCTTGCAGTGATCTTGAACAAAGTTGGGGTTTCACTCGCATGGATGTATCTCGCAATGGGAGTTCTCATCGGCTCTGCCGTTATTCCCATCGCGTTCATGCTTTTGTGGAGAAAAGCTAATGCAATTGGTGCGATTCTTGGGTCGATCTCTGGCTGTGTTCTTGGGATCGTTACTTGGTTATCAACCGCAAAGATACAATACGGACGCGTTGATCTTGATACCACAGCGAGAAATGCTCCGATGTTAGCTGGCAACCTCGTTGCGATTCTAACAGGTCAGGACTCCtatttttttctattagttTCTTTAATAGTCATTTAAGGATTTTTGATAgcatttttttggtttggtttggtccGTATGTGTAAATATATAGGAGGATTGATCCATGCGGTGTGCAGTCTAGTCCAGCCACAGAATTATGATTGGTCGACGACAAGAGAGATCAAATTGGTGGAAGATGGGGCTTCAGGGGACGTAAATGATGTTCCTTTGGAGGAGCTAAGAGAAGAGAAGCTGAAAAGAGCCAAAGCTTGGATTGTTAGATGGGGTCTTGTCTTCACTCTCGTCATTGTTGTTATCTGGCCAGTTCTCTCCCTCCCAGCCCGTAAGTCTTTgccatataaatcaaaattcatATTGTTATCTTATTTAAACTTAAGCTTTGATTAAAAAGTTTGACAttagcataaaataaatatattttaaaatatcgatAAATTTCAAACCTTTGAaagacattttttttataaaatgagtgaTGTTAATACTAATCAAAAGTACTAACTCCTTAACTTTCTTTAGAACAAATTATCTAATTTTTATCCCTTCATTTTGTTCAAAAGTATACAGTATTAATTATAAACCTAAATCATGAAGATTAATCAAATACTCGAAATATTGCAGGTGTATTTAGCAGAGGATATTTCTGGTTCTGGGCAGTTGTGGCTATAGCTTGGGGAACAATAGGATCAATTGTGATAGTTGGTTTGCCTTTGATCGAAAGCTGGGGAACGATCAAGAGCGTTTGTATGGGACTGTTCACTAACGATAGGTTAATGGACAAGCTTGATGACTTGAACCATAGGTTACGAGCTTTAACCATGGCTGTACCGGAAGCTGAGAGGATTTATTTGCTCGAACTCGAGAAGACAAAGAAAACCGATGAAGAAAGATCAATATGAGTAAAAGAAATAGcgatttttttccttcttctttcgTTTAGATGCTTTTGCTTGCTCATGTTTCTTGTTTGTGTGAAATCATATCTGAACTAATTCCTATTGTGTATTGATCAATAATCATCTCTGACAAGTGTAGACATATTAAATCAATCTATTTTTCTTCATCtaaaattgattttgataacattatatattagagggcaacataattttttttgcgaTTTCTATTTAGTTACAAAAATGGAATTTTTTTGCAATAAGGTATCTTGAAGAGACAAACAAACATGAGCATCTAGGGTTTTCTAAAACGGTCTCCCTCTTCACACCTGGTGAAAATGAAAACTTGAGACTAAAAGAAAATACTAGGAATCAGAGGGAATATATGTTTTAGCAATTTTTGAGATTTCtgatttctctaataatttagGAGAAGTAAGCTGTATTGGATTGAATACTAGAATACTAGTAATATTTATTTCCATAATGTCGAGGTTCAACTTGCTAACTAACATTGAAATCAATAGACTTTAGGTAAACACGTCCAAACTTAAATGAACTTCCAGGCACTTACATTAAATAAGCTTTTGCAATTTACTTGATAGAATGATAGGTAGCGCTATTATAATCTTATTGATGTAGAAAATCTTTATCCTTGTAAGATGGACTGGACTTGTCTATGGTCACGTTCTTGAGGAGGAAAAGAACACATTTGTAGAAGGGAAAATTCCCCCAAAATACCtgaaatatattagatttgctataaaaaatacataaactatTTTGGTTTCCCATTTAATACACAACTTATTTTTTGGTACCCAATTAATACACAcgttttaaaaatgaaaaattttacACATTAAAACTAACATCATCAACCCATTAAACGGTTTCTTTATAACATCGTTAGGTTCTATAATTGGTCCCAGAAGATTATTTTGTGCGATATGAACCCCTTAGGTCACAGTGAATAAGTTGAAAACTATAGTAGTTTTATTCAAACTCTCATAAAATTTTTCTCTAGGCTGCTTAGCTCTAATAAAAGTGTCACAAGGATTTTGAGTAGCAGATTTATTTGAAACTAACGACAATGGTAAAGAAGATAACACCGAAAAAGATGTATGCCCTAGCCTTCGATGCCATTGAAACTGATCAACTGATCTAACAACTGAACCAGCAACATGAACTCTTGCAGCCATAACATCCTTAAGAAATAAACCCCACCTCGTTCTTCCATGCTCCAATTAGGGTCTTCGTGAAACGATCCTGTAAAATTCATAAAGTATCGGTTAGAAGTGCAAAACAATTTGTCTGTTTGAGCAACTACCCCTTATTCGTTGTTTGCCTCCGACAATCCCGAAGCACTCATTACATCGGTGATGTTCACTGGTGATAATTACAACCAATTGTCTACGGAGTTGGTCAATGCATTGAGGGCCAAAAAAAATCTAGGGTTTATTGATAGAACAAAACCTAAATGCTCTGAAACCATGTAAAGATgagaataaatataaaactgtAACTCGTCATTTACTTGACCAATCGCTCTGTTTATATACAAGACTCAAAGTATATCCCCATACGGGATTATGAATCTTATTTAGGACTTATCTATAACAAAAGTATTAACATAAAGTAGATAAATACACAACCATATGTGAATAGGATTCCTTTCCCTAATAAATTTCAATCCACCCCAATTAAGCCTGAGGAAATTAAGAACTATATCTTACCAATAAATtaaagacttattcttgggttcacccaccaaccaataagattgTGTTAtctcatattcgatatcttttaaaaaatgaaacaaaatattgtcaaattatattatgttttttaaattaaaagataaaaaaaaaaaaaataatactaattacaaaaaatatatttttaacgtcgtcggcaaaacactaaaccctaaatcataatcctaaaccctaaatactaaaccctaaatctttgggtaaaccctaaacccttagataaatcctaaactctaaatcaatatcactaaacactaaaacacaatagggtttaaggtttagagttttagtgtttagtgtttttttatttagagtttaggatttatctaagggtttagggtttacacaaagatttaggatttatccaagggtttagggtttatgatttagggattaggatttatggtttagtgattaggatttagggtttagtgtttgctgaaaaaaaaattaattttttttctgtaaatactattttgttttactttttttttattttaaaaaagtaatataacttgacaatattttgtttcctatttcaaaagatatcaaatttgaaataatgaaatcctattggttggtgaaccctAGAATAACTCTAAATTAAATATGGTGTTAGCAATAGTATATACAATGTAGTAAATTTGCTATAAAATTAGATCGGGAtaataagaaaaagatgaaaaacTAGAAAGACAAATCTAATTAAGCTTGAGGAAATTGCAATCTTACTACTCTGGCATCCGtcgattttggtttggttccaatttttacaaaaaaaaaaacaaaccgaaaaaaatgaaattaaaaaccaaaccaaagtaaCAAGTTATTGAACTGAACTGGAACAAATTTTTGTTTGGTGCATTCGGTTTAGTTAGCATACAAATTGGGCCAAGGGCCCGACATACCACGACTTAGATTAAATATACCAATAAAAATAACCCGACCCAGAAATGTAACCGGGTCCATAAGTCGCgtgcttctttcttctttcgtGAGCTTTTATCAAATCTCTCCAATCTCTCACTTAAACTCTCCCTTCTCTGGTTCAGCCATGGGAAccctatctctctcttcttctctcaaaCCCTCCCTCGTTTCGTCAATACTCAGCTCATATTCTTCAACGTCTTCCTCTTATGTTCCGAAACCCAACAATCTCTACCTTAATCCCACCAAACTCATTTCAACCCTCTTGAGAACTTCTCCGTTGCCACTGAGATTCGCAAATGCTTCAATCGAGATGTTGCAGACACATGAGTCAGCTGTTTGTGGCGCAGAGTCTGACGTCATGGGTCTTCTCCTTAGACTTTAAATTACAAGTGCTCATCTGGGtgagttttataaatttaggtttaatttttttaaatcagccAGCTAAACCAAAGTGAACCATCTAGATGGAGATGGTTTTATCCAAATGATATAATGTCTAAGATATCCTCGATATAACTGAAAAAtcaaaacctaaatctaatatCATTTTGCCACTCACGAAACCGCAAAATGCATTtccccgccaaaaccaaaaaatacatttttcgccaaaatcgtaaaaatgcatttttgtgccaaaaccgtaaaaatgcatttccgccaaaaccgtaaaaacgcatttttcgcCACAATagtaaaaacgtattttcccgccaaaacaaaaTTCCCAGCAAGGATTGCAGAAACGAATTTTCagtcaaaaccacaaaaacgtaTTTCCcagccaaaaccgcaaaaacaagAGAGTTTCCCTACCAATTGAATCAACTCGCGGTGAATTTACACCACTAGTTATTTCATCTGCATTTTTCTGTTAAAACcgcaaaaattattttccctccaaaaccgaaaaacgtaTTTCCCCGCCATAAATGCCAAAATgcatttttccaccaaaaccgcaaTCAAgtttttcccaccaaaaccacaaaaacacattttcccacCATAAAAAATGCATTTCCCCGCCATAAatgcaaaaacatattttcagccaaaaccacaaaaacgtaTTTCCCAGCCATTAaaacaaaaatgcattttccgctaaaaccgcaaaaacgtttTTCCCGCCATAAcgcaaaaacgcatttcccGCAATAAACGCAAAGCGAATTTTCCGGCCAAAACGACAAAAACGCAATTTTCCACCCTAAAcgcaaaacacattttcccgccaaagccgcaaaaacatgttttcacgccaaaaccacGAAACCGCATAATTCATTTTCTTAACAAAACCTCAAAATTACTTTTTCTGTTTAAATCGCAAAATCAATTTTCGTGCCAAAATCGTGAATATGTATTTTTCCGGTAAAACCACAAAATTttatttcccgccaaaaccatatttttaaaaaagatagaaaaaaacaaagactataaatgATTAGGGATATGAAAATATATGGTTGGATTGACCAACAACGCTCTCATTCATCATCAAATCAAGTTATGTTGGCAATTCTGTTGGAACAGATTTCATCCTATTCCAAACCCGGTTCAAAAATTCAATCCAATAGTCCAAATAAAAGAGGATGAAAACAAAGGAAAAGCGGGACCTAAGAGCACATGCAACGCCGAGTCTCACCAGGCTCAATttccaatgttttttttttattaactttttttttcttttctcgcctaattaaaaaaaaaaaaactaatcgtaggccgccacgtgtcgtggGGCCCGCGACACAGTAACGAAATTCAGCTGAGATCAATCCTTAGCTTAGGAGTTTTCGGCTCCGATCCgacacaaaaaccaaaaaaatcaatttttttaatatttttttttttaaagatttttcctATGGACCCTGCATTGCATGTGATCTAAGCTTCCGATATAGCAAACATACTCATTCTACATTCGATCTCATTCGTATTCACAT encodes:
- the LOC106381727 gene encoding urea-proton symporter DUR3, with the protein product MARPARCPPFDFSAKYYHGGGSECERQENFFDDSTRLDQSVGYAVILGFGAFFAVFTSFLVWLEKRYVGARHTSEWFNTAGRNVKTGLIASVIVSQWTWAATILQSSNVAWKYGVSGPFWYASGASIQVLLFGVMAIEIKRKAPNAHTVCEIVKARWGTATHIVFLVFCLTTNVVVTAMLLLGGSAVVNALTGVNIYAASFLIPVGVVVYTLAGGLKATFLASYVHSVIVHVVLVIFVYLVYTLSSELGSPSVVYDRLIDMAAKSRTCAEPHSHIGQSCGPVDGNYRGSYVTMLSSGGAVFGLINIVGNFGTVFVDNGYWVSAIAARPSATHKGYLLGGLVWFAVPFSLATSLGLGALALDLPITKDEADRGLVPLATAIALMGKTGSMLLLTMLFMAVTSAGSSELIAVSSLFTYDIYRTYINPKATGKQILRVSRSGVLGFGCLMGILAVILNKVGVSLAWMYLAMGVLIGSAVIPIAFMLLWRKANAIGAILGSISGCVLGIVTWLSTAKIQYGRVDLDTTARNAPMLAGNLVAILTGGLIHAVCSLVQPQNYDWSTTREIKLVEDGASGDVNDVPLEELREEKLKRAKAWIVRWGLVFTLVIVVIWPVLSLPARVFSRGYFWFWAVVAIAWGTIGSIVIVGLPLIESWGTIKSVCMGLFTNDRLMDKLDDLNHRLRALTMAVPEAERIYLLELEKTKKTDEERSI